The Chanos chanos chromosome 16, fChaCha1.1, whole genome shotgun sequence genome has a window encoding:
- the pvalb6 gene encoding parvalbumin 6, with product MAMSSILNADDIKRALGAFRAADSFDHKRFFEMVGLKVKSAEDVKKAFHILDADNSGFIEEEELKYVLKGFSTDGRDLTDRETKAFLTAADKDGDGKIGAEEFAALVRE from the exons ATGGCGATGAGCAGTATTCTGAATGCTGACGACATTAAGAGAGCTCTGGGAGCTTTCCGAG CTGCAGACTCCTTTGATCATAAACGTTTTTTTGAGATGGTCGGACTGAAGGTAAAGTCAGCGGAGGACGTGAAGAAAGCATTTCACATTCTGGATGCCGACAACAGTGGCTTCATCGAAGAGGAGGAGCTAAA GTATGTACTGAAGGGCTTCTCTACAGATGGTAGAgatctgactgacagagagactaaagCATTCCTAACAGCAGCTGACAAAGACGGAGATGGAAAGATTGGAGCAGAAG